The following coding sequences lie in one Gadus macrocephalus chromosome 1, ASM3116895v1 genomic window:
- the LOC132462614 gene encoding uncharacterized protein LOC132462614 isoform X3: protein MWSRVVLYLMLLHAASVCSPGSYGTDSLAEKGQAELFHVRRLANQPRYGKCWARALVDIEASCRELTEERQSRMALKFTHCHLHRSGREFPACPEGAELSECTADMDAVAFNAFTEFFTHTLSICHFLQSEAWQLRAETSMHSLTEASASVAEQLSSTRLLTEDLLEAQSSALLAQDQILLNGQELQHTIRESSQGVRELFSQVTDSSREQQVVLSELFHRISFLQSFVLLEAHTLSSGLYNAAGLCTAFLLTCTPHTARSRLVLLGLVCVNVCLERLIYQYVMDSSNPAYPHMELVTQYVAVLRRIMGTLGVLILVLAALRYRDPTQDSLLVLAQLRDTQHSLQLALTHTERRRSRSGEEDMWRRKEVLHTLPRPCYHDDQINRRRESRRQEHVLRPPTNSDLSHRSEKGPLDTSTESSQNTLLLLDAPPPRRTRSQRYTRPAPLTICPAPEVYSILVEEGQPRYRLRSRLSETHNTTHNPKQ, encoded by the exons ATGTGGTCCCGTGTGGTGCTCTACCTGATGCTGCTGCACGCTGCCTCCGTCTGCTCTCCCGGTTCATACGGGACCGACAGCTTGGCGGAGAAGGGTCAAGCGGAGCTCTTTCACGTCCGCAGACTCGCGAACCAACCGCGCTACGGAAAATGCTGGGCTCGTGCACTGGTGGACATCGAGGCATCCTGCCGCGAGTTGACGGAGGAGCGGCAGAGCAGGATGGCACTGAAGTTCACCCACTGTCACCTGCACAG GTCCGGCCGTGAGTTCCCAGCATGCCCAGAGGGGGCAGAGCTCAGCGAGTGTACCGCCGACATGGACGCCGTGGCGTTCAACGCCTTCACAGAGTTCTTCACACATACGCTCTCCATCTGTCACTTCCTGCAGTCTGAGGCCTGGCAGCTCAGAGCCGAGACCAGCATGCACAG cctgacGGAGGCGTCGGCCAGCGTTGCCGAGCAGCTGAGCTCCACAAGGCTGCTAACTGAGGACCTGTTGGAGGCCCAGAGCTCCGCCCTGCTGGCCCAGGACCAGATCCTCCTCAACGGACAGGAGCTGCAGCACACCATCAGAGAGTCCTCACAGG GGGTGAGGGAGCTGTTCTCCCAGGTGACGGACTCCTCCAGGGAGCAGCAGGTGGTCCTGTCGGAGCTCTTCCACCGGATCTCCTTCCTGCAGAGCTTCGTGCTCCTGGAGGCCCACACCCTGAGCTCCGGCCTCTACAACGCGGCCGGCCTCTGCACCGCCTTCCTCCTCACCTGCACCCCCCACACTGCCCGCTCTAG GTTGGTGTTACTAGGCttggtgtgtgttaatgtgtgcctGGAGCGACTCATCTACCAGTATGTCATGGACTCGAGCAACCCTGCTTACCCACACATG GAGCTGGTGACCCAGTACGTGGCGGTCCTCCGGAGGATCATGGGGACTCTGGGAGTCCTGATCCTGGTGCTGGCAGCCCTGCGTTACAGAGACCCGACCCAGGACAGCCTGCTGGTCCTGGCCCAGCTCAGAGACACCCAGCACAGCCTGCAGctggccctcacacacacag agCGCAGGAGGAGCAGAAGTGGGGAGGAAGACatgtggaggagaaaggaggttTTACATACTCTACCTCGCCCATGTTACCACGACGACCAGATCAAC AGACGACGAGAGTCTCGTCGTCAGGAACACGTACTCCGTCCTCCGACCAACTCCGACCTGTCTCACCGCTCAGAGAAAG gTCCTTTGGACACATCAACAGAAAGCTCCCAGAATACTTTGCTGTTACTGGATGCCCCTCCTCCTAGACGTACACGCTCCCAGCGATATACTAGACCCGCCCCTCTAACTATTTGTCCCGCCCCCGAAGTGTACAGCATCCTGGTTGAGGAGGGAcag CCTCGGTACCGTCTGAGAAGCAGACTTTCAGAGacgcacaacaccacacacaatcccaaacaataa
- the LOC132462614 gene encoding uncharacterized protein LOC132462614 isoform X7, with product MWSRVVLYLMLLHAASVCSPGSYGTDSLAEKGQAELFHVRRLANQPRYGKCWARALVDIEASCRELTEERQSRMALKFTHCHLHRSGREFPACPEGAELSECTADMDAVAFNAFTEFFTHTLSICHFLQSEAWQLRAETSMHSLTEASASVAEQLSSTRLLTEDLLEAQSSALLAQDQILLNGQELQHTIRESSQGVRELFSQVTDSSREQQVVLSELFHRISFLQSFVLLEAHTLSSGLYNAAGLCTAFLLTCTPHTARSRLVLLGLVCVNVCLERLIYQYVMDSSNPAYPHMELVTQYVAVLRRIMGTLGVLILVLAALRYRDPTQDSLLVLAQLRDTQHSLQLALTHTERRRSRSGEEDMWRRKERRRESRRQEHVLRPPTNSDLSHRSEKGPLDTSTESSQNTLLLLDAPPPRRTRSQRYTRPAPLTICPAPEVYSILVEEGQPRYRLRSRLSETHNTTHNPKQ from the exons ATGTGGTCCCGTGTGGTGCTCTACCTGATGCTGCTGCACGCTGCCTCCGTCTGCTCTCCCGGTTCATACGGGACCGACAGCTTGGCGGAGAAGGGTCAAGCGGAGCTCTTTCACGTCCGCAGACTCGCGAACCAACCGCGCTACGGAAAATGCTGGGCTCGTGCACTGGTGGACATCGAGGCATCCTGCCGCGAGTTGACGGAGGAGCGGCAGAGCAGGATGGCACTGAAGTTCACCCACTGTCACCTGCACAG GTCCGGCCGTGAGTTCCCAGCATGCCCAGAGGGGGCAGAGCTCAGCGAGTGTACCGCCGACATGGACGCCGTGGCGTTCAACGCCTTCACAGAGTTCTTCACACATACGCTCTCCATCTGTCACTTCCTGCAGTCTGAGGCCTGGCAGCTCAGAGCCGAGACCAGCATGCACAG cctgacGGAGGCGTCGGCCAGCGTTGCCGAGCAGCTGAGCTCCACAAGGCTGCTAACTGAGGACCTGTTGGAGGCCCAGAGCTCCGCCCTGCTGGCCCAGGACCAGATCCTCCTCAACGGACAGGAGCTGCAGCACACCATCAGAGAGTCCTCACAGG GGGTGAGGGAGCTGTTCTCCCAGGTGACGGACTCCTCCAGGGAGCAGCAGGTGGTCCTGTCGGAGCTCTTCCACCGGATCTCCTTCCTGCAGAGCTTCGTGCTCCTGGAGGCCCACACCCTGAGCTCCGGCCTCTACAACGCGGCCGGCCTCTGCACCGCCTTCCTCCTCACCTGCACCCCCCACACTGCCCGCTCTAG GTTGGTGTTACTAGGCttggtgtgtgttaatgtgtgcctGGAGCGACTCATCTACCAGTATGTCATGGACTCGAGCAACCCTGCTTACCCACACATG GAGCTGGTGACCCAGTACGTGGCGGTCCTCCGGAGGATCATGGGGACTCTGGGAGTCCTGATCCTGGTGCTGGCAGCCCTGCGTTACAGAGACCCGACCCAGGACAGCCTGCTGGTCCTGGCCCAGCTCAGAGACACCCAGCACAGCCTGCAGctggccctcacacacacag agCGCAGGAGGAGCAGAAGTGGGGAGGAAGACatgtggaggagaaaggag AGACGACGAGAGTCTCGTCGTCAGGAACACGTACTCCGTCCTCCGACCAACTCCGACCTGTCTCACCGCTCAGAGAAAG gTCCTTTGGACACATCAACAGAAAGCTCCCAGAATACTTTGCTGTTACTGGATGCCCCTCCTCCTAGACGTACACGCTCCCAGCGATATACTAGACCCGCCCCTCTAACTATTTGTCCCGCCCCCGAAGTGTACAGCATCCTGGTTGAGGAGGGAcag CCTCGGTACCGTCTGAGAAGCAGACTTTCAGAGacgcacaacaccacacacaatcccaaacaataa
- the LOC132462614 gene encoding uncharacterized protein LOC132462614 isoform X5, with product MWSRVVLYLMLLHAASVCSPGSYGTDSLAEKGQAELFHVRRLANQPRYGKCWARALVDIEASCRELTEERQSRMALKFTHCHLHRSGREFPACPEGAELSECTADMDAVAFNAFTEFFTHTLSICHFLQSEAWQLRAETSMHSLTEASASVAEQLSSTRLLTEDLLEAQSSALLAQDQILLNGQELQHTIRESSQGVRELFSQVTDSSREQQVVLSELFHRISFLQSFVLLEAHTLSSGLYNAAGLCTAFLLTCTPHTARSRLVLLGLVCVNVCLERLIYQYVMDSSNPAYPHMELVTQYVAVLRRIMGTLGVLILVLAALRYRDPTQDSLLVLAQLRDTQHSLQLALTHTEELCVSAERRRSRSGEEDMWRRKEVLHTLPRPCYHDDQINRRRESRRQEHVLRPPTNSDLSHRSEKASVPSEKQTFRDAQHHTQSQTITNTQMRRYTFTHNNRASHSKTHTHTHTITQTQ from the exons ATGTGGTCCCGTGTGGTGCTCTACCTGATGCTGCTGCACGCTGCCTCCGTCTGCTCTCCCGGTTCATACGGGACCGACAGCTTGGCGGAGAAGGGTCAAGCGGAGCTCTTTCACGTCCGCAGACTCGCGAACCAACCGCGCTACGGAAAATGCTGGGCTCGTGCACTGGTGGACATCGAGGCATCCTGCCGCGAGTTGACGGAGGAGCGGCAGAGCAGGATGGCACTGAAGTTCACCCACTGTCACCTGCACAG GTCCGGCCGTGAGTTCCCAGCATGCCCAGAGGGGGCAGAGCTCAGCGAGTGTACCGCCGACATGGACGCCGTGGCGTTCAACGCCTTCACAGAGTTCTTCACACATACGCTCTCCATCTGTCACTTCCTGCAGTCTGAGGCCTGGCAGCTCAGAGCCGAGACCAGCATGCACAG cctgacGGAGGCGTCGGCCAGCGTTGCCGAGCAGCTGAGCTCCACAAGGCTGCTAACTGAGGACCTGTTGGAGGCCCAGAGCTCCGCCCTGCTGGCCCAGGACCAGATCCTCCTCAACGGACAGGAGCTGCAGCACACCATCAGAGAGTCCTCACAGG GGGTGAGGGAGCTGTTCTCCCAGGTGACGGACTCCTCCAGGGAGCAGCAGGTGGTCCTGTCGGAGCTCTTCCACCGGATCTCCTTCCTGCAGAGCTTCGTGCTCCTGGAGGCCCACACCCTGAGCTCCGGCCTCTACAACGCGGCCGGCCTCTGCACCGCCTTCCTCCTCACCTGCACCCCCCACACTGCCCGCTCTAG GTTGGTGTTACTAGGCttggtgtgtgttaatgtgtgcctGGAGCGACTCATCTACCAGTATGTCATGGACTCGAGCAACCCTGCTTACCCACACATG GAGCTGGTGACCCAGTACGTGGCGGTCCTCCGGAGGATCATGGGGACTCTGGGAGTCCTGATCCTGGTGCTGGCAGCCCTGCGTTACAGAGACCCGACCCAGGACAGCCTGCTGGTCCTGGCCCAGCTCAGAGACACCCAGCACAGCCTGCAGctggccctcacacacacag aagagttgtgtgtgtcagcagagCGCAGGAGGAGCAGAAGTGGGGAGGAAGACatgtggaggagaaaggaggttTTACATACTCTACCTCGCCCATGTTACCACGACGACCAGATCAAC AGACGACGAGAGTCTCGTCGTCAGGAACACGTACTCCGTCCTCCGACCAACTCCGACCTGTCTCACCGCTCAGAGAAAG CCTCGGTACCGTCTGAGAAGCAGACTTTCAGAGacgcacaacaccacacacaatcccaaacaataacaaacacacagatgcgcagatacacattcacacacaataaCAGAGCCTCacattcaaaaacacacacacacacacacacaataacacagacacaataa
- the LOC132462614 gene encoding uncharacterized protein LOC132462614 isoform X6 has translation MWSRVVLYLMLLHAASVCSPGSYGTDSLAEKGQAELFHVRRLANQPRYGKCWARALVDIEASCRELTEERQSRMALKFTHCHLHRSGREFPACPEGAELSECTADMDAVAFNAFTEFFTHTLSICHFLQSEAWQLRAETSMHSLTEASASVAEQLSSTRLLTEDLLEAQSSALLAQDQILLNGQELQHTIRESSQGVRELFSQVTDSSREQQVVLSELFHRISFLQSFVLLEAHTLSSGLYNAAGLCTAFLLTCTPHTARSRLVLLGLVCVNVCLERLIYQYVMDSSNPAYPHMELVTQYVAVLRRIMGTLGVLILVLAALRYRDPTQDSLLVLAQLRDTQHSLQLALTHTEELCVSAERRRSRSGEEDMWRRKERRRESRRQEHVLRPPTNSDLSHRSEKESSQNTLLLLDAPPPRRTRSQRYTRPAPLTICPAPEVYSILVEEGQPRYRLRSRLSETHNTTHNPKQ, from the exons ATGTGGTCCCGTGTGGTGCTCTACCTGATGCTGCTGCACGCTGCCTCCGTCTGCTCTCCCGGTTCATACGGGACCGACAGCTTGGCGGAGAAGGGTCAAGCGGAGCTCTTTCACGTCCGCAGACTCGCGAACCAACCGCGCTACGGAAAATGCTGGGCTCGTGCACTGGTGGACATCGAGGCATCCTGCCGCGAGTTGACGGAGGAGCGGCAGAGCAGGATGGCACTGAAGTTCACCCACTGTCACCTGCACAG GTCCGGCCGTGAGTTCCCAGCATGCCCAGAGGGGGCAGAGCTCAGCGAGTGTACCGCCGACATGGACGCCGTGGCGTTCAACGCCTTCACAGAGTTCTTCACACATACGCTCTCCATCTGTCACTTCCTGCAGTCTGAGGCCTGGCAGCTCAGAGCCGAGACCAGCATGCACAG cctgacGGAGGCGTCGGCCAGCGTTGCCGAGCAGCTGAGCTCCACAAGGCTGCTAACTGAGGACCTGTTGGAGGCCCAGAGCTCCGCCCTGCTGGCCCAGGACCAGATCCTCCTCAACGGACAGGAGCTGCAGCACACCATCAGAGAGTCCTCACAGG GGGTGAGGGAGCTGTTCTCCCAGGTGACGGACTCCTCCAGGGAGCAGCAGGTGGTCCTGTCGGAGCTCTTCCACCGGATCTCCTTCCTGCAGAGCTTCGTGCTCCTGGAGGCCCACACCCTGAGCTCCGGCCTCTACAACGCGGCCGGCCTCTGCACCGCCTTCCTCCTCACCTGCACCCCCCACACTGCCCGCTCTAG GTTGGTGTTACTAGGCttggtgtgtgttaatgtgtgcctGGAGCGACTCATCTACCAGTATGTCATGGACTCGAGCAACCCTGCTTACCCACACATG GAGCTGGTGACCCAGTACGTGGCGGTCCTCCGGAGGATCATGGGGACTCTGGGAGTCCTGATCCTGGTGCTGGCAGCCCTGCGTTACAGAGACCCGACCCAGGACAGCCTGCTGGTCCTGGCCCAGCTCAGAGACACCCAGCACAGCCTGCAGctggccctcacacacacag aagagttgtgtgtgtcagcagagCGCAGGAGGAGCAGAAGTGGGGAGGAAGACatgtggaggagaaaggag AGACGACGAGAGTCTCGTCGTCAGGAACACGTACTCCGTCCTCCGACCAACTCCGACCTGTCTCACCGCTCAGAGAAAG AAAGCTCCCAGAATACTTTGCTGTTACTGGATGCCCCTCCTCCTAGACGTACACGCTCCCAGCGATATACTAGACCCGCCCCTCTAACTATTTGTCCCGCCCCCGAAGTGTACAGCATCCTGGTTGAGGAGGGAcag CCTCGGTACCGTCTGAGAAGCAGACTTTCAGAGacgcacaacaccacacacaatcccaaacaataa
- the LOC132462614 gene encoding uncharacterized protein LOC132462614 isoform X9, which produces MWSRVVLYLMLLHAASVCSPGSYGTDSLAEKGQAELFHVRRLANQPRYGKCWARALVDIEASCRELTEERQSRMALKFTHCHLHRSGREFPACPEGAELSECTADMDAVAFNAFTEFFTHTLSICHFLQSEAWQLRAETSMHSLTEASASVAEQLSSTRLLTEDLLEAQSSALLAQDQILLNGQELQHTIRESSQGVRELFSQVTDSSREQQVVLSELFHRISFLQSFVLLEAHTLSSGLYNAAGLCTAFLLTCTPHTARSRLVLLGLVCVNVCLERLIYQYVMDSSNPAYPHMELVTQYVAVLRRIMGTLGVLILVLAALRYRDPTQDSLLVLAQLRDTQHSLQLALTHTERRRSRSGEEDMWRRKEVLHTLPRPCYHDDQINVLLSCCYHGDQIKTLFSCCYHGDQINTLFSCCYHDGQINTLFSCCYHED; this is translated from the exons ATGTGGTCCCGTGTGGTGCTCTACCTGATGCTGCTGCACGCTGCCTCCGTCTGCTCTCCCGGTTCATACGGGACCGACAGCTTGGCGGAGAAGGGTCAAGCGGAGCTCTTTCACGTCCGCAGACTCGCGAACCAACCGCGCTACGGAAAATGCTGGGCTCGTGCACTGGTGGACATCGAGGCATCCTGCCGCGAGTTGACGGAGGAGCGGCAGAGCAGGATGGCACTGAAGTTCACCCACTGTCACCTGCACAG GTCCGGCCGTGAGTTCCCAGCATGCCCAGAGGGGGCAGAGCTCAGCGAGTGTACCGCCGACATGGACGCCGTGGCGTTCAACGCCTTCACAGAGTTCTTCACACATACGCTCTCCATCTGTCACTTCCTGCAGTCTGAGGCCTGGCAGCTCAGAGCCGAGACCAGCATGCACAG cctgacGGAGGCGTCGGCCAGCGTTGCCGAGCAGCTGAGCTCCACAAGGCTGCTAACTGAGGACCTGTTGGAGGCCCAGAGCTCCGCCCTGCTGGCCCAGGACCAGATCCTCCTCAACGGACAGGAGCTGCAGCACACCATCAGAGAGTCCTCACAGG GGGTGAGGGAGCTGTTCTCCCAGGTGACGGACTCCTCCAGGGAGCAGCAGGTGGTCCTGTCGGAGCTCTTCCACCGGATCTCCTTCCTGCAGAGCTTCGTGCTCCTGGAGGCCCACACCCTGAGCTCCGGCCTCTACAACGCGGCCGGCCTCTGCACCGCCTTCCTCCTCACCTGCACCCCCCACACTGCCCGCTCTAG GTTGGTGTTACTAGGCttggtgtgtgttaatgtgtgcctGGAGCGACTCATCTACCAGTATGTCATGGACTCGAGCAACCCTGCTTACCCACACATG GAGCTGGTGACCCAGTACGTGGCGGTCCTCCGGAGGATCATGGGGACTCTGGGAGTCCTGATCCTGGTGCTGGCAGCCCTGCGTTACAGAGACCCGACCCAGGACAGCCTGCTGGTCCTGGCCCAGCTCAGAGACACCCAGCACAGCCTGCAGctggccctcacacacacag agCGCAGGAGGAGCAGAAGTGGGGAGGAAGACatgtggaggagaaaggaggttTTACATACTCTACCTCGCCCATGTTACCACGACGACCAGATCAACGTACTACTCTCATGTTGTTACCACGGCGACCAGATCAAGACACTATTCTCATGTTGCTACCACGGCGACCAGATCAACACACTGTTCTCATGTTGTTACCATGACGGCCAGATCAACACACTGTTCTCATGTTGTTACCATGAAGACTAG
- the LOC132462614 gene encoding uncharacterized protein LOC132462614 isoform X4: MWSRVVLYLMLLHAASVCSPGSYGTDSLAEKGQAELFHVRRLANQPRYGKCWARALVDIEASCRELTEERQSRMALKFTHCHLHRSGREFPACPEGAELSECTADMDAVAFNAFTEFFTHTLSICHFLQSEAWQLRAETSMHSLTEASASVAEQLSSTRLLTEDLLEAQSSALLAQDQILLNGQELQHTIRESSQGVRELFSQVTDSSREQQVVLSELFHRISFLQSFVLLEAHTLSSGLYNAAGLCTAFLLTCTPHTARSRLVLLGLVCVNVCLERLIYQYVMDSSNPAYPHMELVTQYVAVLRRIMGTLGVLILVLAALRYRDPTQDSLLVLAQLRDTQHSLQLALTHTEELCVSAERRRSRSGEEDMWRRKERRRESRRQEHVLRPPTNSDLSHRSEKGPLDTSTESSQNTLLLLDAPPPRRTRSQRYTRPAPLTICPAPEVYSILVEEGQPRYRLRSRLSETHNTTHNPKQ; this comes from the exons ATGTGGTCCCGTGTGGTGCTCTACCTGATGCTGCTGCACGCTGCCTCCGTCTGCTCTCCCGGTTCATACGGGACCGACAGCTTGGCGGAGAAGGGTCAAGCGGAGCTCTTTCACGTCCGCAGACTCGCGAACCAACCGCGCTACGGAAAATGCTGGGCTCGTGCACTGGTGGACATCGAGGCATCCTGCCGCGAGTTGACGGAGGAGCGGCAGAGCAGGATGGCACTGAAGTTCACCCACTGTCACCTGCACAG GTCCGGCCGTGAGTTCCCAGCATGCCCAGAGGGGGCAGAGCTCAGCGAGTGTACCGCCGACATGGACGCCGTGGCGTTCAACGCCTTCACAGAGTTCTTCACACATACGCTCTCCATCTGTCACTTCCTGCAGTCTGAGGCCTGGCAGCTCAGAGCCGAGACCAGCATGCACAG cctgacGGAGGCGTCGGCCAGCGTTGCCGAGCAGCTGAGCTCCACAAGGCTGCTAACTGAGGACCTGTTGGAGGCCCAGAGCTCCGCCCTGCTGGCCCAGGACCAGATCCTCCTCAACGGACAGGAGCTGCAGCACACCATCAGAGAGTCCTCACAGG GGGTGAGGGAGCTGTTCTCCCAGGTGACGGACTCCTCCAGGGAGCAGCAGGTGGTCCTGTCGGAGCTCTTCCACCGGATCTCCTTCCTGCAGAGCTTCGTGCTCCTGGAGGCCCACACCCTGAGCTCCGGCCTCTACAACGCGGCCGGCCTCTGCACCGCCTTCCTCCTCACCTGCACCCCCCACACTGCCCGCTCTAG GTTGGTGTTACTAGGCttggtgtgtgttaatgtgtgcctGGAGCGACTCATCTACCAGTATGTCATGGACTCGAGCAACCCTGCTTACCCACACATG GAGCTGGTGACCCAGTACGTGGCGGTCCTCCGGAGGATCATGGGGACTCTGGGAGTCCTGATCCTGGTGCTGGCAGCCCTGCGTTACAGAGACCCGACCCAGGACAGCCTGCTGGTCCTGGCCCAGCTCAGAGACACCCAGCACAGCCTGCAGctggccctcacacacacag aagagttgtgtgtgtcagcagagCGCAGGAGGAGCAGAAGTGGGGAGGAAGACatgtggaggagaaaggag AGACGACGAGAGTCTCGTCGTCAGGAACACGTACTCCGTCCTCCGACCAACTCCGACCTGTCTCACCGCTCAGAGAAAG gTCCTTTGGACACATCAACAGAAAGCTCCCAGAATACTTTGCTGTTACTGGATGCCCCTCCTCCTAGACGTACACGCTCCCAGCGATATACTAGACCCGCCCCTCTAACTATTTGTCCCGCCCCCGAAGTGTACAGCATCCTGGTTGAGGAGGGAcag CCTCGGTACCGTCTGAGAAGCAGACTTTCAGAGacgcacaacaccacacacaatcccaaacaataa
- the LOC132462614 gene encoding uncharacterized protein LOC132462614 isoform X2, producing MWSRVVLYLMLLHAASVCSPGSYGTDSLAEKGQAELFHVRRLANQPRYGKCWARALVDIEASCRELTEERQSRMALKFTHCHLHRSGREFPACPEGAELSECTADMDAVAFNAFTEFFTHTLSICHFLQSEAWQLRAETSMHSLTEASASVAEQLSSTRLLTEDLLEAQSSALLAQDQILLNGQELQHTIRESSQGVRELFSQVTDSSREQQVVLSELFHRISFLQSFVLLEAHTLSSGLYNAAGLCTAFLLTCTPHTARSRLVLLGLVCVNVCLERLIYQYVMDSSNPAYPHMELVTQYVAVLRRIMGTLGVLILVLAALRYRDPTQDSLLVLAQLRDTQHSLQLALTHTEELCVSAERRRSRSGEEDMWRRKEVLHTLPRPCYHDDQINRRRESRRQEHVLRPPTNSDLSHRSEKESSQNTLLLLDAPPPRRTRSQRYTRPAPLTICPAPEVYSILVEEGQPRYRLRSRLSETHNTTHNPKQ from the exons ATGTGGTCCCGTGTGGTGCTCTACCTGATGCTGCTGCACGCTGCCTCCGTCTGCTCTCCCGGTTCATACGGGACCGACAGCTTGGCGGAGAAGGGTCAAGCGGAGCTCTTTCACGTCCGCAGACTCGCGAACCAACCGCGCTACGGAAAATGCTGGGCTCGTGCACTGGTGGACATCGAGGCATCCTGCCGCGAGTTGACGGAGGAGCGGCAGAGCAGGATGGCACTGAAGTTCACCCACTGTCACCTGCACAG GTCCGGCCGTGAGTTCCCAGCATGCCCAGAGGGGGCAGAGCTCAGCGAGTGTACCGCCGACATGGACGCCGTGGCGTTCAACGCCTTCACAGAGTTCTTCACACATACGCTCTCCATCTGTCACTTCCTGCAGTCTGAGGCCTGGCAGCTCAGAGCCGAGACCAGCATGCACAG cctgacGGAGGCGTCGGCCAGCGTTGCCGAGCAGCTGAGCTCCACAAGGCTGCTAACTGAGGACCTGTTGGAGGCCCAGAGCTCCGCCCTGCTGGCCCAGGACCAGATCCTCCTCAACGGACAGGAGCTGCAGCACACCATCAGAGAGTCCTCACAGG GGGTGAGGGAGCTGTTCTCCCAGGTGACGGACTCCTCCAGGGAGCAGCAGGTGGTCCTGTCGGAGCTCTTCCACCGGATCTCCTTCCTGCAGAGCTTCGTGCTCCTGGAGGCCCACACCCTGAGCTCCGGCCTCTACAACGCGGCCGGCCTCTGCACCGCCTTCCTCCTCACCTGCACCCCCCACACTGCCCGCTCTAG GTTGGTGTTACTAGGCttggtgtgtgttaatgtgtgcctGGAGCGACTCATCTACCAGTATGTCATGGACTCGAGCAACCCTGCTTACCCACACATG GAGCTGGTGACCCAGTACGTGGCGGTCCTCCGGAGGATCATGGGGACTCTGGGAGTCCTGATCCTGGTGCTGGCAGCCCTGCGTTACAGAGACCCGACCCAGGACAGCCTGCTGGTCCTGGCCCAGCTCAGAGACACCCAGCACAGCCTGCAGctggccctcacacacacag aagagttgtgtgtgtcagcagagCGCAGGAGGAGCAGAAGTGGGGAGGAAGACatgtggaggagaaaggaggttTTACATACTCTACCTCGCCCATGTTACCACGACGACCAGATCAAC AGACGACGAGAGTCTCGTCGTCAGGAACACGTACTCCGTCCTCCGACCAACTCCGACCTGTCTCACCGCTCAGAGAAAG AAAGCTCCCAGAATACTTTGCTGTTACTGGATGCCCCTCCTCCTAGACGTACACGCTCCCAGCGATATACTAGACCCGCCCCTCTAACTATTTGTCCCGCCCCCGAAGTGTACAGCATCCTGGTTGAGGAGGGAcag CCTCGGTACCGTCTGAGAAGCAGACTTTCAGAGacgcacaacaccacacacaatcccaaacaataa